DNA from Leucobacter aridicollis:
GGGGCCTGCTTATCGCCCTCGTGTTCGTCGCGCTTCCGTTCGGCATGTTTGTGAACAACTTCAGCGTGCTCGCGCTTGATCAGCTTGCGTGGACGGCGACGTCGATTGGCCTCCTCACCGCCGCAATCGGCATCCTCGACATTGTGCTGCAGGGCGTACTCATGCAGGCGCTCCTGCCCAGGCTTGGCGAACGCGGCATCATCGTCGCTGGGCTCCTGGCGCAGGCTGTCGGCCTCGCTGCCCTCACGGTCGTTGGCACCGTGTTTGCGGAGCCGTGGATCCTGATCCTCGGGACGCTGCTTCTCGGCGGTGGACAGGGGCCCGCGACCGCAGCGATGGACGGCGTTCTCTCGCAGCAGGTCGGCGAGCACGAGCAGGGCTGGATCGCCGGGGTGATGCAATCGCTCAACACTGGCGTGAACGTCATCGCGCCGCTCATCGCAGGCGTGCTCTACGCGAGCGTGTCACACGCGGCGCCGTACGCGGTCGGCTTCCTGCTCATGATCGGCGCGATCATCATGGTCGGACGCGCGAGGTTTCAGAGCCTCGCGAAGCGCCAACGCGCGCAGTCACCCGGCGGGGCAGGGGAGGCCGACAGCGTGGCGGCCGGCGTCTGAGGGCTGGGGCCGCACTCAGACCGCGCGGACGCCAGCCTTCCACACGCCGTGCGTGAGCCGCATGCCTGGCCGGTACGCGAGGTGCGTGACCGAGGGAGCGTCGAGCAGCTGGACGTCGGCGCGCGCGCCGGGGGCGATCACGCCGACGCGGCCCTGCGCCTCGCCACGCGGATCGACCCAGCGGTCCTCGTGCATGCCGAGCGCGATCGCGCCGCCGAGCGTCGCGGCACGCACGGCCTCCTGAATCGAGAGTCCCATCTGGAGCACCGCGGTGGCGACGCAGAACCCCATCGAGCTCGTGTACGAGGTGCCGGGGTTGCAGTTCGACGCGATCGCGACGACCGCGCCCGCGTCGAGGAGTCGCCGGGCCGGTGCGAGTGGCATCCGCGTCGAGAGGTCGCAGGCGGGGAGCACCGTCGCGACGGTGCCGCGCGAGCCATTCGCCCAGGAGCCCGCGAGCGCCTCGACGTCGGCATCGTCGAGGAAGCCGAGGTGGTCGACGCTCAGCGCGCCGTGCGCGACCGCGAGCTGCGTGCCGGGCCCGTGCCCGAGCTGATTGCCGTGCACGCGGGTGGCAAGGCCCGCCGCGGTCGCCGCGGTGAGGATGCGCTCGGTCGCATCCCCGTCGAAGGCACCCGTCTCGCAGAACACGTCGACCGCGCTCACGAGCGGGGCGACGGCCGCGAGCATCGGCCCGGTGACGAGGTCGACGTACTCCGCCGGATCAGCTCCCGCCGGCACCAGATGCGCGCCGAGGAATGTGACGGCGTCGACCTGGCTGGCGGCGACGCGGGCAGAGCGCACCTCATCCTCGACGGTCAGCCCGTAGCCGGTCTTCGTCTCCATCGTGGTCGTGCCATCGCGGAGCGCCTCGCCCACGAGCCTGCCGAGGTTCGCCCCGAGCTCGGCATCGGAGGCGGCACGGGTCGCGTTCACTGTGACGTTGATGCCGCCTGCGGCATATCCCTCACCGGCCATGCGGGCCTCGAACTCGGCGGTGCGGTCCCCGGCGAAGACCATGTGGGTGTGCGAGTCGACCCAGCCCGGGAGCACCGCGCGGCCGGCGGCGTCGATGCGCTCGTCAGCTGCGGGGGCCTCCGAAGCCGGACCAACCCACGCGATCCTGTCGCCGTCGATGACGACGGCGGCGTCGCTCAAGCGCCCCCCGATCCCGGCCCCGAGATCGGGGTCGTTCGTGGTGAGCTCGCCGATGTTGTCGATGAGGATCGCGTGGGTCATATGCTCAGTCTCCCAGGGGATGTCGTGTGTGTCGTGTGCGTCGCGTGGGCTAACGCCGCTACCAGGCGGTCTCAGTGTTGCGGATCGTCGGTGCAAGCGGCACCCGCACGCCGCGCTCCTTCGCGACCTCGTCGGCGCGCTGGTACCCCGCATCGACGTGGCGGATGACCCCCATGCCGGGGTCGTTTGTGAGCAGCCGCTCGAGCTTCTCGGCGGCGAGGTCGGTGCCGTCGGCGACCGAAACCTGGCCGGTGTGGATCGAGCGGCCGATGCCGACGCCGCCGCCGTGGTGGATCGACACCCACGTGGCGCCCGACGAGGTCGCGGTCAGGGCGTTGAGCAGCGGCCAGTCGGCGATCGCGTCGGAGCCGTCGGCCATCGCCTCGGTCTCGCGGTACGGCGACGCGACCGAGCCCGAATCGAGGTGGTCGCGCCCGATGACGATCGGCGCCTTCACCTTGCCCTCGGCGACAAGCCTGTTGAAGAGCAGGCCGGCCTGGTGGCGCTCGCCGTATCCGAGCCAGCAGATGCGGGCGGGGAGGCCCTCGAACTCGACGCGTTCGGCGGCAGCGTCGAGCCACTTGTGCAGGTGCGTGTTCTCGGGGAAGAGCTCCTTGAGCGCCTCGTCGGTGACGCGGATGTCCTCGGGGTCTCCCGACAGCGCGGCCCAGCGGAACGGGCCGAGGCCCTCGCAGAACAGCGGCCGAATGTACGCGGGCACGAAGCCCGGGAACTCGAACGCGCGGTCGTACCCGCCCTTGCGTGCCTCGTCGCGGATCGAGTTGCCGTAGTCAAACACCTCTGCGCCGGCGTCCTGGAACTCGACCATCGCCTGGACGTGCGCTGCCATCGCGGCCTGCGCGTCGCGGGTGAACTGATCCGGATCCTGCTCGGCGCGCGCGAGACGCTCCTCGACCGCGTAACCAATCGGCAGGTAGGAGAGCGGATCGTGGGCGCTCGTCTGATCGGTGACGAGGTCGATCGTGACCTCGCCGGCCTGATGGCGGCGGAGGATCTCGGGGAACACCTCGGCGGCGTTCCCGACGAGGCCGACGGACCAGCCGCGGCCCTCCTCTTTCGCCCGCTGGACCTTCGCGAGTGCCTCGTCGAGATCGGTGACGACCTCGTCGAGGTAGCGCTTGCCGGCGCGGCGGTCGAGGCGAGTCTTGTCGACGTCGACGATGAGGCACGCGCCGTCGTTGAGCGTCACCGCGAGCGGCTGCGCGCCGCCCATGCCGCCGCAGCCGCCGGTGAGCGTGATGGTCCCCGCGAGCGATCCCTTGCCCTCGACCGGGGCGATGCGGCCCTGGCCCTGCAGCTTCCGCCCGGCCGCCGCGAAAGTTTCATAGGTGCCCTGCAGGATGCCCTGCGTGCCGATGTAGATCCACGAGCCAGCGGTCATCTGGCCGTACATCATGAGCCCCTCGGCCTCGAGCTTTCTGAACTCGGGCCACGTCGCCCAGTCGCCGACGAGGTTGGAGTTCGCGAGCAGCACGCGCGGCGCCCACTTGTTCGTGCGGAAGACGCCGACGGGCTTGCCCGACTGCACGAGCAGGGTCTCGTCTTCTTCAAGATCGCGGAGCGTGTCGACAATCGCATCGAACGCTTCCCAGCTGCGCGCCGCGCGGCCCGTTCCGCCGTAGACGACGAGGTCGTCCGGGCGCTCGGCGACCTCGGGATCGAGGTTGTTCATGAGCATGCGAAGCGGGGCCTCAGTCTGCCAGCTCTTCGCTGAGATCTCGGTGCCGCGTGGTGCGCGGACGGGGCGTGCGCCGGGGAGAGCCATCGTTGGTTCCTTTCAAACGGTCTGGATCGAGCCGATGACTCCATCTCACCGCGTCGCTGGTGCCCAAACAACGTCGCGCCGAGCGCCCCTGTCCGGAATCCCGGACGAGTGCGCCCCGCCCGCCGTCAGGAGGTAGCTCCGACCACGTCGACGACCTCGGTGCCGTAGGCGCCTGGCTCGGTGCCGCGGCCGATCCGCGCGTACACCTCCGGACGCTTCGCACGCAGCACGAGCCCCCACACGACGCCCGCAAGCCCGGCACACGCGACGATGATCGGCAGCACGTAGGTGCCCGCGGTCGGCGCTTCCTGTCCGAGCTGCAGGTGGAAGTTGGCGATGATCATGACGAACACCCACGCGAGCAGCAGGCCGGAGACGAGCGGCGCGACAAACGTGGTCCAGAGACCGAGCCCGCGCCGGTCGCGCGCAAAGAACCCGATCACCGCCGCGGCGATCACCGCCATGAGCATGACGAGGCCCATTGCGCCAGTGTTCGTCAGCCAGGTGAACATCGTGAGGACCGGGTACAGGAACCCCTGGTCGCCGAGCGCTGCCTCGCCACCCAGCGCCCCCGCGATCGCAAAGCCCGCGGTCACGACGAGCGCGATGACGGTCTGCGCGACAGATCCGGCCCACGGCGCGCCGGACCTGCCGGTGTGCGCGAACCAGGCGGGGAGCACGCCCTCGCGTCCGAGGGAGAAGAAGTAGCGCGCGACGGCGTTGTGGAACGACTGCAGGGCAGCGAACAGGCTCGTGAGGAACAGGATGTTCATGATGTCGACGAAGATGACGCTGACGTGCTCGGACATGAACACGAACATGAGGTCGGGGCCGAACTCCTGCGACGCGCCCACGATGTTCGACGGGCCGATCCCCACCGAGAACGCCCACGCGCTGAACGCGTAGAAGACGCCGATGATGGCGACCGCCGCGTAGGTCGCGCGCGGTACGGTGCGCTTCGGATCCTTCGCTTCCTCGCCATAGATCGCCGCGCCCTCGAATCCCATGAACGCAGCCACGCCAAACACGAGCACGATGCCGAGCGACGGGCCGAACAGCTCGCCGGGATTCAGTGTCGTCGTGGTGACGCCCTCGGGGGCCGCGGCGAGCGAGTAGATGTCGAAGACGATCACGACAAGAAACTCGAGCGCGACGAGGATCCCGAGGACCTTCGCCGAGACGTCGATCTTGTTCACGCCCAGGAGGCCGACCGCGATGATGCCGATGATGATCCAGAGCCACCAGGGCGACGCGAACCCGAACTTGGCCTCGAGGAACATTGACAGCTGAAATCCGAACAGCCCGAAGATGCCGACCTGCATCGCGTTGTAGGCGACGAGTGCGATGAGCGACGCCCCGACGCCGGCGGCCCTGCCAAGCCCGCGAGAGATGTACGCGTAGAAGGCGCCGGCGTTCGTGATGTGGCGGCCCATAGCCGTGTAACCGACCGCGAACACTGTGAGGATCACTGCGATGAGGAGAAACCCGAGCGGTACGCCGAGCGATCCGGTGACGGCGAACGACGTCGTGACGCCGCCCGCGACGACCGTGAGCGGCGCCGACGCTGCGATGATCATCAGGGTGATCGCGGGGACGCCGAGCGTGCGGCGGCTGAGCCCCGGGTCGTGCGTGGGGAGTGCCGTGTGCTGGGACGCTGTCTGCGCTGCTGGCGCGGTACGCGCGGGTTGCGCGGTGTTCGGTGCTTCGCTCATGTGCTGAGTCCTCTCGTGGCGTCGTTGCCGGCGCGCTTCCGGGAGAGCCTGGCCGCGCGTCGATCCGAGTCTAAGAAGCGCCAATACCCGAGGGAAGGGCTGGACTAGGGTGCGAGCGCATGCCCCATGTCCGGGAGTGCAGACCTCGCCGATGCAGAACAACGGGGTCTGCAAGTGGCGCACGGCGCATGTCGCAGCGCGCACGGTTCGCCTGGTCGGGGGCGCATCGGGGGAGCGGTTCGTAGTGTGAATGGATGCTCGCAACAATGGTGATGCCCGTGGTGATGATCGGCTCCGCCGCGGTCTGCCTGTGGTGCGCCGCCCGGACGCGGGACCCGCTGCGGCTTGTTGCCGCGTGCGTGATGTTTGGCGCCATGCTCGATCATGCGGTGACTGGGTACCTGTCGCCGATGCTGTGGGCTGCGTTGCTCATGAGTGCCGGGCTGCTCGTCGGAGCGTCGCTGCGCCCGTCAGCCTGTGACGACAGGGCGGCCGGTGCTGGCGGGGCGGCTGGTGCTGATGCGGCCGCACCCATGATGGCGGGTGCGCTTGTTCACGCGCATGGGATCCTGACCGCGCTCTCGTACCCCGCGATGGGCGCGCTGCTGCTCGTCAGCGCCGCGCCGCCGCCGCAGGCCAACGCGTCGCTGACGGTTGTGAAGCTGCACGAACACGGCACCGTGCCATCGCTCGAATGGCTGGCTGCGGCCGTCGGGCTGCTGGCAGTGGGGCTCGCGTGCACGGCGCTCGCCGCAGCCAGGGACGGTCGGAGGTTCGCGGCTGCGGACGCTGGCGCAATGTCGCTCATGCTCGGCGCGATGCTCCTGTGACGACGTGTCTGCCGACACAAACCGCGTCCCCGCCGCCCCAACCCGCGTCCCCGCCGCCCCAAACTTTCCTACCCGCCCCAAATATTCCGGAGATTTGGGGTTGCGGAGAAAAATTGAGTGGGTGAGGATCCCGGTTCGGCCGGGCTCCGGGTGGGTCGGGCGATGGGCGGGCCGAGCTCCGGGTGGGCCCGGTAACGGGTGGGCCGGGCACCCGTGGCCGAGCGCCGGGCGCGCCTCGCCCGCGGCGGGGAGCGCCCCGCACCGGCCGCAGGGACGCCGGAGGGGCTGGAGCGCCTGCGCGCCCCAGCCCCTCCGCTGCAACCGGTCTACAGGGTGTTGCCGAGCTTGAAGCCCTTCTCGCCCTCGTCGTCGCGGGTGTACGAGAACCCGTCGGCGCCGATCGTTACGGCCATTTCCGACGCGTCGGTGCGCGCGACGACGGGCTGCGGGTTCCCGTCGAGGTCGAGCACGAGCGACGCATCCGTGTACCACGACGGCACGACGGGGTTGCCCCACCAGTCGCGGCGCTGGTTGTCGTGCACGTCCCAGGTGACGACGGGGTTGTCTGGATCGCCCGTGTAGTAGTCCTGGGTGTAGATCTCGACGCGGTGCCCGTCGGGATCGAGGATGTACAGGTAGAACGCGTTCGAGACGCCGTGGCGGCCGGGGCCGCGCTCGATCCTGTCCGACATGCGCAGCGCGCCGAGCTTGTCGCAGATCGCGAGGATGTTGTGCTTCTCGTGCGTGGAGAACGCGACGTGATGCATGCGGGGGCCGTCGCCGCCCGTCGCTGCGGTGTCGTGCACGGTGGGCTTGCGGCGCAGCCACGCGGCGTAGACGGTGCCCTCCTCGTCCTGGATGTCCTCGGTGACGCGGAACCCGAGATCCTGGTAGTGGCGCACAGCGCGGGGCACGTCGGGGGTGACCTGGTTGAAGTGGTCGAGGCGCACGAGTGCGCCCGGCGTGTAGAGGTCGTAGCGCCACGCGAGCCGCTCGACGTGCTCGACGTCGTAGAAGAACTCGTACGGGAAACCGAGCGGATCCTCAACGCGCACCGAATCACCGATGCCCTTCGTGAAGCCCTCGGAACGGCGCTCGACGCGGCAGCCGAGCTCGGTGTAGAACGCGACAGCCTTGTCGAGGTCCTCGGGGGTGCGGACGCGGTACGAGAACGCGGCGACGGCAGCGACGGGCCCCTTGCGGAGCACGAGGTTGTGGTGGATGAACTCCTCGAGCGAGCGCAGGTAGATCGCGTTCTCGTCTTCCTCGGTGACAGTGAGGCCGAGCACGTCGACGTAGAACTCGCGCGACTTCTTCAGGTCGGTGACGACGAGCTCCATGTAGGCGCAGCGCAGGATGTCCGGGGCGGGAACCGACGGGGTCTTGACCGGGTTGTCGGTCTGGATCGGGGCTTCCTTGGTGACGTAGAAGCCGGAGGAGGTCTTTTCGCGACCCTTGAGTTCAGACATGACATTGTCCTTCCTGGGTAGTGGTGGCGCGCCATCGAGGGCGCGCCACCTGGATCAAACTGGGGTTACTTGCCTGCGCCGAACTTCGGTGAGTGCGCTTCGTTGAGCGTGATGTGCACTGCCTGCTGGTCGGTGTAGAAATCGATGGAGCGGTACCCGCCCTCGTGGCCAAGGCCCGAAGCCTTCACGCCGCCGAACGGGGTGCGAAGGTCGCGCACGTTGTTCGAGTTCAGCCACACCATGCCGGCCTCGACCGACTGCGAGAAGTTGTGCGCGCGCTTGAGGTCGGAGGTCCAGATGTACGCCGCGAGACCGTACTTCGTGTTGTTCGCGAGCTCGAGCGCCTCCTCGTCGGTGTCGAACGGGGTGATGGCGACGACGGGGCCGAAGATCTCCTCCTGGAAGATCCGCGCGTCGGGCTTCACATCGGCGAATACCGTGGGGGCGACGAAGTTGCCGACCGGGAAGCCGTCGGGGCGACCGCCGCCGGCGACGAGGCGGCCCTCGGTCTTGCCGATCTCGACGTAGCTCATGACCTTCTCGTAGTGCTCGGGGTGCACGAGCGCGCCGACCTCAGTCGCCGGATCGGAGGGGAGCCCGACGACAACGTTCTTCGCGCGCTCGGCGTAGCGCTCGACGAACTCGTCGTAGATTGACCGCTCGACGAGGATGCGGCTGCCTGCGGTGCAGCGCTCGCCGTTCAGGCTGAAGACGCCGAAGACCGTCGCGTCGAGGGCCGACTCGAGATCCGCGTCAGCGAAGACG
Protein-coding regions in this window:
- the hutI gene encoding imidazolonepropionase translates to MTHAILIDNIGELTTNDPDLGAGIGGRLSDAAVVIDGDRIAWVGPASEAPAADERIDAAGRAVLPGWVDSHTHMVFAGDRTAEFEARMAGEGYAAGGINVTVNATRAASDAELGANLGRLVGEALRDGTTTMETKTGYGLTVEDEVRSARVAASQVDAVTFLGAHLVPAGADPAEYVDLVTGPMLAAVAPLVSAVDVFCETGAFDGDATERILTAATAAGLATRVHGNQLGHGPGTQLAVAHGALSVDHLGFLDDADVEALAGSWANGSRGTVATVLPACDLSTRMPLAPARRLLDAGAVVAIASNCNPGTSYTSSMGFCVATAVLQMGLSIQEAVRAATLGGAIALGMHEDRWVDPRGEAQGRVGVIAPGARADVQLLDAPSVTHLAYRPGMRLTHGVWKAGVRAV
- the hutU gene encoding urocanate hydratase — protein: MALPGARPVRAPRGTEISAKSWQTEAPLRMLMNNLDPEVAERPDDLVVYGGTGRAARSWEAFDAIVDTLRDLEEDETLLVQSGKPVGVFRTNKWAPRVLLANSNLVGDWATWPEFRKLEAEGLMMYGQMTAGSWIYIGTQGILQGTYETFAAAGRKLQGQGRIAPVEGKGSLAGTITLTGGCGGMGGAQPLAVTLNDGACLIVDVDKTRLDRRAGKRYLDEVVTDLDEALAKVQRAKEEGRGWSVGLVGNAAEVFPEILRRHQAGEVTIDLVTDQTSAHDPLSYLPIGYAVEERLARAEQDPDQFTRDAQAAMAAHVQAMVEFQDAGAEVFDYGNSIRDEARKGGYDRAFEFPGFVPAYIRPLFCEGLGPFRWAALSGDPEDIRVTDEALKELFPENTHLHKWLDAAAERVEFEGLPARICWLGYGERHQAGLLFNRLVAEGKVKAPIVIGRDHLDSGSVASPYRETEAMADGSDAIADWPLLNALTATSSGATWVSIHHGGGVGIGRSIHTGQVSVADGTDLAAEKLERLLTNDPGMGVIRHVDAGYQRADEVAKERGVRVPLAPTIRNTETAW
- a CDS encoding APC family permease, translating into MSEAPNTAQPARTAPAAQTASQHTALPTHDPGLSRRTLGVPAITLMIIAASAPLTVVAGGVTTSFAVTGSLGVPLGFLLIAVILTVFAVGYTAMGRHITNAGAFYAYISRGLGRAAGVGASLIALVAYNAMQVGIFGLFGFQLSMFLEAKFGFASPWWLWIIIGIIAVGLLGVNKIDVSAKVLGILVALEFLVVIVFDIYSLAAAPEGVTTTTLNPGELFGPSLGIVLVFGVAAFMGFEGAAIYGEEAKDPKRTVPRATYAAVAIIGVFYAFSAWAFSVGIGPSNIVGASQEFGPDLMFVFMSEHVSVIFVDIMNILFLTSLFAALQSFHNAVARYFFSLGREGVLPAWFAHTGRSGAPWAGSVAQTVIALVVTAGFAIAGALGGEAALGDQGFLYPVLTMFTWLTNTGAMGLVMLMAVIAAAVIGFFARDRRGLGLWTTFVAPLVSGLLLAWVFVMIIANFHLQLGQEAPTAGTYVLPIIVACAGLAGVVWGLVLRAKRPEVYARIGRGTEPGAYGTEVVDVVGATS
- the hpaD gene encoding 3,4-dihydroxyphenylacetate 2,3-dioxygenase, whose protein sequence is MSELKGREKTSSGFYVTKEAPIQTDNPVKTPSVPAPDILRCAYMELVVTDLKKSREFYVDVLGLTVTEEDENAIYLRSLEEFIHHNLVLRKGPVAAVAAFSYRVRTPEDLDKAVAFYTELGCRVERRSEGFTKGIGDSVRVEDPLGFPYEFFYDVEHVERLAWRYDLYTPGALVRLDHFNQVTPDVPRAVRHYQDLGFRVTEDIQDEEGTVYAAWLRRKPTVHDTAATGGDGPRMHHVAFSTHEKHNILAICDKLGALRMSDRIERGPGRHGVSNAFYLYILDPDGHRVEIYTQDYYTGDPDNPVVTWDVHDNQRRDWWGNPVVPSWYTDASLVLDLDGNPQPVVARTDASEMAVTIGADGFSYTRDDEGEKGFKLGNTL